From the Schistocerca piceifrons isolate TAMUIC-IGC-003096 chromosome 2, iqSchPice1.1, whole genome shotgun sequence genome, the window atgcttgatttcaatggctgctacaCAACCCATGCCCTCTGGAATCTCCACTCCACTATCAGCTTTTctgcagatgggagttattcttacaacacattctcagcTCCCAAATTCATCCAAGCCTCAATGCACAGTAACCTACTATCCCCACATGCTCCACTCcacagtttctgccccctctgtcctatcacctcccaacacatgtcccctcaccctcattgtgcactgttctctgccaatgcaccctctgctcctctcctttccacTCCCTCTCTTtttacctccctccctcccccacacctTCCAATGATGCACCAGACAGTCTTGTCTGCCACTTCTAGTCCCACACACTCTGCCAGGCAGTATCATTTCCCCTTCCCCTATTAGTACACTGATATCCATCCCCAAGCCGTCCTCCATTACAGATTATTGCTCCCGTTTGACGCATTTCGGTTTCAGTCTGGCCtgagcagccagagatagtggtcataaGTGTGTGAGGTATGCTTCATTGAGTGAATGcatgtgttttgttttcttttgtgatgACTGCTTAGGCCGAAAGCTTAATGTgtggcagtcttttcattgtgcctgtccgcaactcaatgtgtcattttCTTAtgtttaatttataaataaatggATGGTTGACTCAGGCAATTAAGATATTTTTATGGAGAGTAACTTAACATTGGCTTCACACAAGTTTGATGTTAGAATTATGGCAAACTTAAAACTGCCATCCAAACTGAAGTTTAATGTATGACATAAATGACAAACTACATGACTTTCCAGCTTTTATCTGCACCACAAGCCCACATAATAACTGGCGAGGCAGGGACATAGTTCAAGGATGATAAATAAACTTAAGTTAATATACAGCATGATTCAAAAGTATTTGTATACGCTTCATGGGTGTAATGTAAGCATCAAAATAAGAATAAAACTTTAAATGACGTATggtctgaaattgctttatttcagagttatgcaATAGAGTAGGGATCACAAgtacaacacaaaattaattcttctcagaaagcgACAACATGAAGGAACCCAAAATTCAACTCAACCACACATACTGTATGTTTaccttggaaaaatttaaaaacgaTGTCCATGTAGATGAAGACTGTAACATGGTTGACTTCCTACTTCTCCTGGAATATGGAGGCTAtgttcatctcattctgcacagcTATTTTCAGTTCACTGCTGTAGTTGTGCTACATTCCCAATTGCAACACCATACACCAGCTCCTTGAGACAGACCCAAAGATAGAAGTCCAGGGGGTTAATATCTGGAGAGCTGGTAAGCCAAGCATCTGTTGCTGCATGACCTGTGCACTTATCAGGCTAAGCAGCTTTGAGATATTCTCTTACCTCCCAAATGAAATGTGCAATGGCACCTTTGACAAAGCAACAACAGTTTATACGCACGTGAACATGATGCACCGACAGTCTGTACTGGCGCATTATATGATGCCTACCACAAATGACATTATGCACCATACGTCGGAAATACagcagtttcagacaaaacttcattTAACATTTGACTTTTATTTGACCCACATGCATTAAGCGTGTACAGttatttttgaatcactctgtatagtagtaaaggacacacacacacacacacacacacacacacacctgtgcaccTACATTGTGCCAGATGGACACACAGAGCTAGGATTGCAGTTTGGTAGATGGACTGGAATATGTGTAATGTTGTATGGGATGACAAGCAGTTGGAGGTAGCTAGTGGCTCTGAGGGAGGCAGCATGTGTGCAGGCTAGTTGTACAGGAGGGGTGGTGGCAGGTGCACAGCGGCTAGGCACGCAGCACACAGGTACCAAgccagcgaggtaaacacatgatgAAGACCATATGCAGGTGTGGATTGGGATGAcatgacaggacagaggaagggcaAATTGTTAGGCAGAGGGTGTTAATATTTAGACACATTTATGTGGAGAAAATATGCCAATAAGTATTACCATGAGGTACTGTCATCTCACCTTTTCAGCATGCTTGTGAAATTCCGCAGTATTGGGACCTGCATCTGAAGTGGCACACGGAAGATAGGATTGATTGTTGCCCAATACAGGTGAACTTCTATATCGGGCATCTAAGGAGTCatccatgctattttcaactacatTATTGTTCTGTCCATGCTCTGCTCTGCTATTAGGAAGTAGAATTACACTCTCAGGAGTTGCACGTCCTGGTATGTCAAGAGCTGATGCTTGTTTACTGTACTTTATTCCTACCAACACAGTTTTGCATGTATTCAGATTTTTAGTTGTTGCATCAGAACTAATATCTGATGGAGACCTATTAGAGAGAGACTTTTGGGATGTATCTTGCATACATTGTTCCAGTTGCTCACTAACATCTGATGTAGACCTATTCGAGACAGACTTTGGGGACACATCTTGTGTACATTGTTCCAGTTGCTCATCTGGAGCATTACTTGATTCCACCATTTGCAATGGCTGTTTTGCCTGTTTAGTTACACTTTCTTCTGCCGCCTCATTTTCACTTTGTATATCCTCATCACTTTCATGTTCACACACCATTTCAAAAGGTAAGAGAATATCGTCAGTGGCTTTGACTAGTTCTACACTTTTAGCACtggttttgtttgtatttattgtaCTTGTGTTACTTTCATCTGGTTCAATATTTCCTACATTCTCAGAAGCTCGGTACTTGTCTGTAGCAGTAATATTTACTTCTTTTTGTTCTTCACATACTAAACTTGTGGATAACTGTGACACTGAaagtatatttgtgtttttattaacAGTAACACATGTATTCTGAATCTCAGGCTGGTTTAAGGCTTCTGTTTCATGAGGGTTTTCGTCACCAGATGTGTGTGTCTCATCCGAGATCTTTACATCGGAAGCAGGTTCAATGTCAGACTTATTTTCTTCCTTGAATTTAGTGGTCATGGCCGCTTCTGTTGCTTTCCTCTTCACACACATAACACTCACATCACGGATACGAATTCCTGAAGGTCTAACGGAAACATCTGGAATTTTATTTTCATCAGCATCGTCAAAGAATAGTTTTGAGGTCTCTTTCTTAGATTCAGGGGAATGTCTCAcatttgcagacatttttaccACAATATGTTCATCAGAGGTGTCTGGGCTGTCATCTGCTTCATAGTCcgtcaaattttcccactgttgcTCAGGAACTGATTTAACTACTGATATTTCTGGCAAAGCACTACTCTCTAAAATAGTTGTGCCTTTGTCAACTCCAGAATCTGAATTGTTACATAAAGATAGTTGACCATTTTCACTAATGTTCTCTCTTTCTTTTCCCCCAACTCTGTTCACATCTTCagatgagaaaacaaaaaatttagCACTTGGAATTGTTGGTTCATTTTTTCCTTTTCGGCCTTCTTCTtgtccctcttcctcttcctcctcctccttttcctctttcTGCTCCTTTTTGTCTTCTTcacatttctcttcttccttcttttcttcttcttcttcttcttcacacttctcttcctcttccttttcctcttcttcacaCTTTTCTATAATCAAGGTGTCAGATTCCACATTCTTATTGTGCTGAAATTTTTCAGTGCCCAATTTGTCTGCTGTGATTGTTACTTCCTCTGTGGTGCGCCTACTGTAACCATGTTCAGGAACTGCATCTGAGGCAGTTACAGTAATGCAAAGCACAGATCCATCTTTTGCTGGTTCTTTACTACTGGAAACTTTTATGGAATCTTTGTCTGAcagcaaaattaatttttcatctgAATATTCACTTTCTTTACTGTATATGTCATTCAGACCATCAACTGCATCATTTCTGGGTGTAAAATCTACTATATCAGCATTGCTGCAATATGGGGACTGTTGATTGAAATTCTCCTCTTTCAGCGAGCCTTCTTCATCAGCATCCTTATGTTTTTCTAATGTCTGTTTCTTTGCTGGATCCACTATAATAACATCTGGATGGGATGACTCTTCCACACTCAGTTCTGCAGATAGTTTGTTAGTGGTAGTTTTTAGTTCAGTGATGCTGTCCAACTGCTTTACTAGTGGGGCAAGGGAAATTACATTTGAGCTGTTTTCTGTGCATGCATCTGAATTTTCTAGCAGTTCTGTTTTTACATTCTGTTCCAGTAGCACATGCTTATTTTCCAGAGATATTTCAGAAGAtgttttcatttcatcatttataTTAACAGATGAAACTGATACAATAACACtctttggaatattcgctattacacTTGAGTCATTTGGTATTTCACTATTACATGACTGCCTTTCAGTGGTCAAACCTAACTCTCCACTGTCCAAAGAGTTTGAAGTAACTGATTCATTTTCAGGCACCTTCAGCTCTGAATCAGCTGGCACAGAACACAATACACGTTCTTGTACTGCACCAGAGTATTTCTTATCCAGCAACTCACTGTCAGTATTTGATTCGGCTTTGTCAAGAACAGGAGAGTTTTCATTTTTCGTTGTTTCCTTCTGCAGTGGTCCATTCTCATCAGGTTGGCTGCTTTCACCTTTGGTtccaatttttaattcttttggtaaCAGTTCCTTCAAATCTTTACCTTTGTTCGGTGAATCTACTGAGGAGAGAAAATCTGTTATTTGTTCATTATTGAATGCAGTATCATCTGCACCAGAAGTAATATTAACATCTGATATTTCACAAACTCTTCCACTAATTTTCAATTGGCTGTCAGAGGTTCCATTTGGCACCACCTTTGAGCAGCTGTCTCCATCAGACTTTACCGAATTTTGTGGTTGCAAACAGTCTCGATGCAGAGAACTGCTGTTGCCAGAAATATTTTGAGTTTCTGTAACTGGTCTTTCCACTTCTGGTTCTGGTATATCACATGTTGGTTCTAAGCTCATCAGTTTTTTCTGTAGAATGTCAACTATACCGGACTTACCAAATGACTTTGAAGCTTCATTTATAACATGTTCACCAGATTCATTGACTACATTTCTTTCACATTTTGTCCTTTTAGAGGGTATTTCTACACTTGTCTCACTGTCCTCTATGTCACTTTCTGTAAGTTTTATCTGTGCtgcttcttcctcaaatttagaccATTCTATCAAGGATGCCCTACCTACTGAATTATCTGAAGTTAAACCATCCAGCTCTTCTGTGGTTTGTCTTCTGTCTATGCTTGGTGTTTTACTCCTCTTTTGTTTTGGAGGTTTCAGTTGGTGAGTAACTCCTTGGAGTTCATAACTGATAGCTAGTGGATCACCGTTGTTTCCCTGAAAGAAAAGAATAAAGTTTTTAAGATCTACAGTAATAAATACAAACTAAATAAATTATTAGCAAGAACTTCTGTCACAGTACTTGGGGAGACAAGTAGCCTGTTTAAACAGAAAACTGGAGCAAAAATGTAATCAAATATGCAAATTTGCATTATAAGGTGACACACTGCTCTTCGAGCTGTAtaacatgaagaggaacaaatgaaAATGAGGAAAGGCAACTCACTTATCTACAGCCGACTGAtttgtgcaaaacacacacacacacacacacacacacacacacacacacacacacacacagctcagaAACTAATCTCACATTCACACAAAAAGCCAAATGCACTTACACATGGCTGCAGCCCTACTCCTTTCTGACTGGAAAGCTGTACCCAGGAATTGGCCtagagtgttctgtaagccactttTTGTTGGACGAAGTACATTTCCTTATGGTTTCTTCAAATTACTGTAACCTGTCGTCTTTtgatttgttcttcaatttttattgtttcattaCCAGTTTTGAACTGTCTAGAGATTTATCATCACATAGTACATGAATTACTAGGAGGTTTGAAACCAGTAATGTAATagcataatttaaaaaacaaaacgaCAGGCAACTGGTTgctgtaatttcaagaaacctttattcatcacagttgcAGTGATACTCATCGATAATAGATAAAAGTTTTATATTTCTTTAGGATTTTTTCAGTCAATCTAAGCCTGGCATTTGCCTTtcttgcaaatcaggtttgctttaaatggtcACAGTTATGGTCATGAGAGTTAGTTACCATTGAGATTGGACATAGtgagttgttgttagtcaagagcgcctttaaggcaacaaagaggccattatcaacatctcactgagtttgaatgaggtcatgtaatagggctacgagaagctggatgctcttctgcaatactgcaggaatacttggcaggaatgtagccactgtacatgagggAATTGGCGTACAGCTCTCGAGCATCACACTGCATCTGcaccagcaatttgagcagcagttggcaccaaagtgacagaACACACTGTTACAAATTCTTTACTTCAAGCCAGAaaccctgtagcgtacattccactaacACCAAACCACCACCACTTgtgacttcagcggtgtcaagcaaTACCTCATTGGAGGACACcttggaggtctgttgttttttctgatgaaagctggttctgcctgggTGCCACTGAAGACCGTGTGTTGATCAGAAGGAgttcagctgagggcctgcaaccaacctgtctatgtGCTAGACACACCGGACCAATACCTGGAATTATAGTCTGGGGTGCGACtttgtatgatagcaggagcacacTCGTGATTATCCCGTGCACAGATCTGTATGTCTATTGGTGATTTGACCTATTATGCTGCCGTGCAAGAATAGCATTCCAGGGACACTATATGTGTCAAACTGTCCAATTACAGTCACAGAGCACTCCAGGGGTTCTTTCACAACAGGATAACattcacccacacaccgctgttgtaatccaatatgctctacagagtgttgacatctTGACTTGGCCTacacaatcaccagatctgtcgcaAATTGAGCACATCATAAGGTGGCAACTCCAGTGTcactcacaaacagcattaaacatCCCTGTATTGACCTTGCAAGTGTGATAGCCTTGTAACTCCATTGCACAAACCAACATCTAGCATCTACAAAAAAGAATGTGTGCATGTCTGCATTCAACACTGTGGCGGTTGCACCAGCTATTAATGCaccccagcatttcacatttgcaatagtttatctcacgcttacattaatctgagatcttgcaatgttaatcacttaaatatgttagccaGATAaacgtattcctgaaatttcattagtctatattaattatttctcggtgttgcaatttttttctaccAATGTATTACCGTGTTCTTACTTAGGAGATACCCACATTACAGAAAATACTTTTATGTTGCAACAGTCTAAGAAAATACAACATTACAATTTGAAAACATAGTACCATATTTACACAATTACTATTTTCGTGTTACTTCAGAGTTCACAAAATGATATATAAATTATAATAAGAAAAATTTAAGAACTGGGAGGAGAGTTCCATCTTAATGATGATTCCAGACCTTCATGCTCTGCAGCTGTTATCTACATGCATAAGTAACTTCACAGATTGCTTTATGGAGAATAAGTATGAGTGGGCTGCTCAACAACTTGCAACGCAGTGTGGTTAGTCAAAGAATGCAACTATCCCAAACAAGAGTATTACAACTAGTGACACAATGACATACTGAATGCCAAGTGATGATAATAACTGCAGACTTGTTAGTCGAATAGATATACGGTAACTATGTAAGCCAGTGACATTGATCACAGGCTCTGAGTCACAGAAGCACTCAGGTGTGGGCTGATCTTTCTATGAGGATGTCTCTGCCAAGGTATAGCACAGTTCACATGTCTTGCCAAATTCTTGCACTTAAAGCATCATGGGTAGGGTTACTGCAGGcccttgaaaattgttttcccaagaaaatagttaaacataattccaagaaaacatataaaaaaccttggctaactaaagaaaTAAGAATATCTCGCAACCGTacaagagaactgtatctaacagcaagagggagtactgaccccgaaattgttcaatattataaaaactattgtgcggtactaagaaaagttattaaaaagtccagaagcatgtgtatcatgtctgagatcagtaactctgataataaaattaaagcaatttggaatattattgaaagggaaacagggcaaccaagagcacgggaagactttagtgccataaaactgaatgacaagtgtactaacaaacaatcagaaattgaaaatattttcaataatcattttttaaatgttgtggagaaaatagaatctagatcttcactagaagaggcaatgctactaatagaagaggccatacctgtgcagtttgaaacaactgtaattccaccaacctctccctctgaaatcagtaaaataataaactcactgaaaagtaaaacgtcttacggaattgatggcatttccaacaaggTACTTAAAGCacgttccccacagataagtaggattctcagccatgtatgaaatagctctttggagcagggtgttttccccaatagactgaaatatgccattgtaaaaccattgcataaaaagggggttatgtcggatgtcaacaactaccgcccaatctctcttctgacagctctaccaaaaatttttgagaaagtaatgtattcaagagtagcctcccatatttgtaaaaataaagtactaacaaaatgtcagtttggttttcagaaaggcttttcaacagaaaatgctatatacactttcactgatcaaatattaaatgctctgaataaccggacatcaccccattggtattttttgtgatctctcaaaggcctttgattgtgtagatcatggaattcttttagataatctAAATCATTATGGtctgaggggggcagtgcacaaatggtttaattcatacttaactagaagaatgcagaaagttgaaataagtggttcatgtaatgttaaaacaacagctgattcctcaaactggggggctatcaagtacggggtcccacagggttcggtcttaggtcctttactgttcttgatatacattaatgacttaccattccacattgacgaagatgcaaagttagttctttttaagtatagtaataacatccaaaaaccaagaactaagtgatgtaattgtaaatgatgtttttcacaaaattattaagtgggtctcagcaaacggactctctttaaattttgttaaaacacagtatatacagttccgtacagtaaatgacacaactccagtaataaatatagactttgaacagaagtctgtagctaaggtagaattttcaaaatttttaggtgtgtccattgatgagaggttaaactggaagcaacacattgaggtctgctgaaacgtctgtgttcagctacgtatgctattagggttattgcaaattttggtgataagaatctcagtaaattagcttactatgcctactttcattcacttctTTCGTATGacgtcatattctggggtaattcatcgttcagtagaaaagtattcattgctcaaaaacgtgtaatcagaataattgctggagcccacccacagtcatcctgcagacatctatttaaggatctagggatactcacagtaacctcacagtatatatagtcACTTATgacatttgttgttaataatccaacccagttcaaaagtaatagcagtgtgcatagctataacaccaggagaaaggatgatctccactatgcagggttaaatctgactttggcacagaaaggggtaaattatgctgccacaaaagtctttggtcacctaccaaacagcatcaaaagcctgacagatagccaactaacatttaaaaataaattaaaagaatttctagatgacaactccttctactcattggctgaatttttagatataaatgaagaggggaaaaataaaaaaaaaataaaaaacttaaacattagtgtcatgcaatattttgtgtaatgtaatatcttgtacagacatcttttattaacctgacacgttccacatcattacgaagtgtcgtattcatgatctacggaacaagtattaatctaatctaatctaaactgacATGCACAAGTTCCTGGAACAACAGTTTTCTGGTCCAACAGAAAAATTACTAGTATTAGCTGACTGAGGGAGCTCAGGCAATGACTTCAGGCCATGTTATATGTTCAGCCATTTCTGCACCCTATCTTGCCATACAGTGCAATTAATAGACAACAACATGGACTTTGGAAAAATAAGTGCCTCTATAATTTTTATTTGAGGATAATAAATTGAAGACCATGGACCTTGGAAAACCAAGTGcctctgtaatttttattttgggacaataaactgcagaacactAGGAACTGAAGATAGTTCAATGATGTTAGAACAGGAGTTACATGACATCAAATTGGATGTAGAGGGGTTATCAGTAGCACAGTGGAAAAAAAGGAGACTGAATAAATACTTGGTCATATGTTTTGGTACAGAggaacaaagcaaggaggacaatTAGATGTAATAATTATTCTAACAAGAAGATTAAATGCAGTATTATAAATGTGGAAGGAATTTCATATGGAATAGTAAGACTTATTTCAAAAGTCAAACAAAGACATTTAGACATATGCACCAAAATGCACATATTTTGTTGAGAAGATAGATCTCTAAGAAGAGTTACAGGGGCTGATTAACAACAGCAAATCTCACTATAAGGCAATAATAGGGCACTTTACTGTAAACATAggacagaaacaaaagaataatttgtcTCAATAAACTTTGCATATGGTACTAAATGTGACAGCgtttttgtggtgtgtgtgtgtgtgtgtgtgtgtgtgtgtgtgtgtgtgtgtgtgtgtgtgaaatgaggTGAAGTGGGACATGTCATTTTGGCAACAAGATATCCCATGTCACCGCTCTTCATTAGCTGTCAAAAGAAGTTAAGGCAGTTATCAAGTAGGAAGCACCCCACTTTTGGGAGATGTTTTATGGTCTGTGCAGGTTGCCGTTGTAACGATTTCGTGATATCTGTGAGGCAAGCCATGAACAGACACTTCTACCTGCTGACTTAGTCGTCTGCTCTGTGGCACTGCACATGAAGGGCACGTGAGAATGTGACCTCCATGATGTCAAAGAAATGCTTGAAAGAGAACAAACGATATTGAAATATAATTgtacaaattattattgtctttaCATACTCCGACAGACATACATTCTCTTGCCTGACTGGAATACATGCATCTAGAATTGTATGTTATAGCCAGTACACCGAGTTCAAACTAACCTTGTGTGCTATTCCAGAAGATACATCAAACAACAGAAATCTCTTTGAGCACCTTTTAATGCTACAGGAGAAGTAGTCTATTCAGAAACACTGATCCAAAATTAAAGGGGCACTATTCAGCAGGACACTTTAGTATATGAAATACTGTGATTGACAAATATATTGCAAGTACGTTGAAGAATTAACCTACGAAAATTCTACAGATTGGCTAACAATGGGGAAATCCACTCACATCTGAGattttgaagcaaaaaaaaaaaaaaaaaaaaagagcacctATGGAGATTAGTTGAAGCATgatgaaaccacaagtag encodes:
- the LOC124774962 gene encoding microtubule-associated protein futsch-like isoform X3, with product MDFSQLEYNIRRKAYGSTEAFIADVKWILHDCIVFNTQHTKLTSSAKYILKVCKQEMAEIEICPDCYYNANTLKDTWFIEACRKPHILVWAKLKGYPFWPGKVLRVHDENADVRFFGAHDRAWVSVQCCYLYSKEMPAPVKSRKHELQICIKELEQHTKKLRERFGRFQLPPSLTPFDPTVDQLPLFLPHYKEEVLRMRRFKSRSRTFPGEDNESTGNNGDPLAISYELQGVTHQLKPPKQKRSKTPSIDRRQTTEELDGLTSDNSVGRASLIEWSKFEEEAAQIKLTESDIEDSETSVEIPSKRTKCERNVVNESGEHVINEASKSFGKSGIVDILQKKLMSLEPTCDIPEPEVERPVTETQNISGNSSSLHRDCLQPQNSVKSDGDSCSKVVPNGTSDSQLKISGRVCEISDVNITSGADDTAFNNEQITDFLSSVDSPNKGKDLKELLPKELKIGTKGESSQPDENGPLQKETTKNENSPVLDKAESNTDSELLDKKYSGAVQERVLCSVPADSELKVPENESVTSNSLDSGELGLTTERQSCNSEIPNDSSVIANIPKSVIVSVSSVNINDEMKTSSEISLENKHVLLEQNVKTELLENSDACTENSSNVISLAPLVKQLDSITELKTTTNKLSAELSVEESSHPDVIIVDPAKKQTLEKHKDADEEGSLKEENFNQQSPYCSNADIVDFTPRNDAVDGLNDIYSKESEYSDEKLILLSDKDSIKVSSSKEPAKDGSVLCITVTASDAVPEHGYSRRTTEEVTITADKLGTEKFQHNKNVESDTLIIEKCEEEEKEEEEKCEEEEEEEKKEEEKCEEDKKEQKEEKEEEEEEEGQEEGRKGKNEPTIPSAKFFVFSSEDVNRVGGKERENISENGQLSLCNNSDSGVDKGTTILESSALPEISVVKSVPEQQWENLTDYEADDSPDTSDEHIVVKMSANVRHSPESKKETSKLFFDDADENKIPDVSVRPSGIRIRDVSVMCVKRKATEAAMTTKFKEENKSDIEPASDVKISDETHTSGDENPHETEALNQPEIQNTCVTVNKNTNILSVSQLSTSLVCEEQKEVNITATDKYRASENVGNIEPDESNTSTINTNKTSAKSVELVKATDDILLPFEMVCEHESDEDIQSENEAAEESVTKQAKQPLQMVESSNAPDEQLEQCTQDVSPKSVSNRSTSDVSEQLEQCMQDTSQKSLSNRSPSDISSDATTKNLNTCKTVLVGIKYSKQASALDIPGRATPESVILLPNSRAEHGQNNNVVENSMDDSLDARYRSSPVLGNNQSYLPCATSDAGPNTAEFHKHAEKIANFCCNTLQEILREFSNAGDEKATIKALQLEIEKINWQHKQEIAELRHNADLIASELRANLLTEHRRLMNEAKHRWEMEKKRAVEETKKKQWCSYCGKEAIFYCCWNTSYCDTNCQRKHWPQHVGACRHISGNTAQEEPSATGSVTQQTQVFGKQVISLQPQKSAHLLVPSVPLPTISRQPGVRYASYTTVNSRSPTILGTAVQVVASKPQQSATILPVATSSGNLYFTTARLSAPPPLNRVNAASSTPATLIYPATYSQAGSKKQPKVTQSNFVNK
- the LOC124774962 gene encoding reticulocyte-binding protein homolog 2b-like isoform X4, producing the protein MDFSQLEYNIRRKAYGSTEAFIADVKWILHDCIVFNTQHTKLTSSAKYILKVCKQEMAEIEICPDCYYNANTLKDTWFIEACRKPHILVWAKLKGYPFWPGKVLRVHDENADVRFFGAHDRAWVSVQCCYLYSKEMPAPVKSRKHELQICIKELEQHTKKLRERFGRFQLPPSLTPFDPTVDQLPLFLPHYKEEVLRMRRFKSRSRTFPGEDNESTGNNGDPLAISYELQGVTHQLKPPKQKRSKTPSIDRRQTTEELDGLTSDNSVGRASLIEWSKFEEEAAQIKLTESDIEDSETSVEIPSKRTKCERNVVNESGEHVINEASKSFGKSGIVDILQKKLMSLEPTCDIPEPEVERPVTETQNISGNSSSLHRDCLQPQNSVKSDGDSCSKVVPNGTSDSQLKISGRVCEISDVNITSGADDTAFNNEQITDFLSSVDSPNKGKDLKELLPKELKIGTKGESSQPDENGPLQKETTKNENSPVLDKAESNTDSELLDKKYSGAVQERVLCSVPADSELKVPENESVTSNSLDSGELGLTTERQSCNSEIPNDSSVIANIPKSVIVSVSSVNINDEMKTSSEISLENKHVLLEQNVKTELLENSDACTENSSNVISLAPLVKQLDSITELKTTTNKLSAELSVEESSHPDVIIVDPAKKQTLEKHKDADEEGSLKEENFNQQSPYCSNADIVDFTPRNDAVDGLNDIYSKESEYSDEKLILLSDKDSIKVSSSKEPAKDGSVLCITVTASDAVPEHGYSRRTTEEVTITADKLGTEKFQHNKNVESDTLIIEKCEEEEKEEEEKCEEEEEEEKKEEEKCEEDKKEQKEEKEEEEEEEGQEEGRKGKNEPTIPSAKFFVFSSEDVNRVGGKERENISENGQLSLCNNSDSGVDKGTTILESSALPEISVVKSVPEQQWENLTDYEADDSPDTSDEHIVVKMSANVRHSPESKKETSKLFFDDADENKIPDVSVRPSGIRIRDVSVMCVKRKATEAAMTTKFKEENKSDIEPASDVKISDETHTSGDENPHETEALNQPEIQNTCVTVNKNTNILSVSQLSTSLVCEEQKEVNITATDKYRASENVGNIEPDESNTSTINTNKTSAKSVELVKATDDILLPFEMVCEHESDEDIQSENEAAEESVTKQAKQPLQMVESSNAPDEQLEQCTQDVSPKSVSNRSTSDVSEQLEQCMQDTSQKSLSNRSPSDISSDATTKNLNTCKTVLVGIKYSKQASALDIPGRATPESVILLPNSRAEHGQNNNVVENSMDDSLDARYRSSPVLGNNQSYLPCATSDAGPNTAEFHKHAEKIANFCCNTLQEILREFSNAGDEKATIKALQLEIEKINWQHKQEIAELRHNADLIASELRANLLTEHRRLMNEAKHRWEMEKKRAVEETKKKQWCSYCGKEAIFYCCWNTSYCDTNCQRKHWPQHVGACRHISGNTAQEEPSATGSVTQQTQVFGKQVISLQPQVINKKYG